A region from the Vicia villosa cultivar HV-30 ecotype Madison, WI linkage group LG3, Vvil1.0, whole genome shotgun sequence genome encodes:
- the LOC131659761 gene encoding protein trichome birefringence-like 38 has translation MKHSHNYQNIKMKGYGWIAMTILVICLCLEETNGGGCNLYEGSWVYDESYPLYDSSKCPKVRVELDCLKYGRTDKEYLKYRWQPNNNCNIPRFDGKSFLTKFKGKQIMFIGDSISRNQWQSLLCMLHSSIPNLNVTQKGGKPINSHTFVDYGVTMSIYRNTYLVDIVEEKNGRILKLDSIKVGGDIWKQMDVLVFNTWLWWDRTDTDKGWDYIQIGDKVVKDMDRMEAFKTALTTWAKWVDSDVDTTKTKVLYQGIPPTHFDGATWKEPGTNCGNQTTPIKGSSSSVSKPPASNVLQSVLQNIKKPVHLLDITALSELRKDGHTGMHNVHNVLDCVHWCVAGVLDTWNQLLYASVMN, from the exons ATGAAACACTCACACAATTATCAAAATATAAAGATGAAGGGTTATGGTTGGATTGCAATGACCATTTTGGTCATTTGTCTTTGTTTGGAAGAAACTAATGGAGGAGGTTGCAATTTATATGAAGGAAGTTGGGTTTATGATGAATCATACCCTCTTTATGATTCTTCAAAATGTCCTAAAGTTCGTGTGGAACTTGATTGCTTGAAATATGGTAGAACTGATAAAGAGTATCTCAAATACAGATGGCAACCAAACAATAATTGTAACATACCAAG ATTTGATGGAAAAAGTTTCTTGACAAAATTCAAGGGAAAACAAATCATGTTTATAGGAGATTCAATAAGTCGCAACCAATGGCAATCATTGTTATGTATGCTTCATTCTTCTATACCTAACCTTAATGTAACACAAAAGGGTGGTAAaccaatcaatagccacacattCGTG GACTATGGTGTTACAATGAGTATTTACCGTAATACATATTTGGTTGACATTGTAGAGGAAAAAAATGGTAGAATATTGAAACTTGATTCCATCAAAGTTGGTGGAGACATATGGAAACAAATGGATGTTTTGGTTTTTAATACTTGGCTTTGGTGGGACCGCACTGATACCGATAAAGG ATGGGATTATATTCAAATAGGTGACAAAGTAGTAAAAGATATGGATAGAATGGAAGCTTTTAAAACTGCTTTAACAACTTGGGCTAAGTGGGTTGATTCAGATGTTGATACAACCAAAACCAAAGTTCTTTATCAAGGAATTCCTCCTACTCATTTTGA TGGGGCAACATGGAAAGAACCAGGGACAAATTGTGGAAATCAGACAACACCAATAAAAGGATCATCATCCTCAGTTAGTAAGCCACCAGCATCAAATGTACTTCAAAGTGTGTTGCAAAATATTAAAAAGCCTGTTCATCTTCTAGACATTACAGCTCTCTCAGAATTGAGAAAAGATGGACATACCGGTATGCATAATGTCCACAATGTCTTGGATTGTGTTCATTGGTGTGTAGCAGGTGTACTAGATACATGGAATCAGCTTTTATATGCATCAGTTATGAATTAG